Proteins encoded together in one Alteribacter keqinensis window:
- a CDS encoding acyl-CoA carboxylase subunit beta — protein sequence MDMYDKINELYDKRRAIELGGGDERIEKQHEKGKLTARERIDLLLDEGTFVELNPYIEHRCLDFGMEKGSAPGEGVVTGYGKVNGRLIFLFAQDFTVYGGALGEMHAKKIASAMDLAVKNKAPFVGLNDSGGARIQEGVLSLDGYGHVFYRNSIYSGVIPQISVILGPCAGGAVYSPAITDFVFMVEKTSQMFITGPKVIQTVTGEQISAEELGGASVHGSISGNAHFSCESEQAALSQVRDLLGYLPQHNEEKPPRQEHNGNKDDFLYDLPDVVPFDPARPYDVRKVLEMVVDEGSFMEVQKSFAKNAVVGFARIDGRSVGLVANQPKVMAGGLDIDSSDKISRFIRMCDCYNVPLITFEDVTGFFPGVKQEHGGIIRHGAKILYAYSEATVPKITVITRKAYGGAYVALNSKAIGADLVFAWPNAEIAVMGPHGAANIIFAKEINESEQPEETRQNKIEEYREKFANPYVAAANGMVDDVIDPRETRQKLIQSLEMLERKSEDRPKKKHGNIPL from the coding sequence ATGGACATGTATGATAAGATTAACGAACTTTATGATAAACGGCGGGCAATTGAGCTCGGCGGTGGGGACGAACGTATTGAGAAACAGCATGAAAAAGGAAAGCTGACTGCCAGAGAAAGAATCGATCTCCTTCTGGACGAAGGCACATTCGTTGAATTAAACCCCTACATTGAGCACCGGTGCCTGGATTTTGGCATGGAGAAAGGATCGGCTCCCGGAGAAGGTGTTGTTACCGGATACGGGAAAGTTAACGGCCGGCTTATTTTTCTTTTTGCCCAGGATTTTACTGTCTATGGAGGAGCCCTTGGAGAAATGCATGCTAAAAAAATTGCCAGTGCCATGGACCTTGCAGTAAAAAACAAAGCACCTTTTGTCGGCCTGAATGATTCAGGAGGCGCCAGAATTCAAGAAGGGGTACTTTCCCTTGATGGTTACGGGCATGTTTTTTACCGTAACTCTATTTATTCAGGTGTAATCCCTCAGATCAGTGTCATCCTGGGGCCTTGTGCAGGAGGAGCTGTGTACTCTCCTGCCATTACAGATTTTGTCTTTATGGTTGAAAAAACAAGCCAGATGTTTATTACAGGACCGAAAGTCATCCAGACAGTAACAGGAGAGCAGATCAGTGCAGAGGAATTAGGCGGCGCCTCTGTTCACGGCTCGATCAGCGGAAACGCTCATTTTTCCTGCGAGTCGGAACAAGCTGCCCTGAGTCAGGTGAGAGACTTACTCGGTTACTTGCCGCAGCATAATGAAGAGAAGCCTCCACGGCAGGAGCATAATGGTAATAAGGACGATTTTCTCTACGATCTGCCGGATGTGGTACCTTTTGATCCTGCAAGGCCTTATGATGTCAGGAAGGTTCTTGAAATGGTTGTGGATGAAGGGTCTTTTATGGAGGTTCAAAAATCATTTGCCAAAAATGCAGTGGTTGGTTTCGCAAGAATCGACGGCCGCTCAGTCGGTCTCGTTGCAAACCAGCCAAAAGTAATGGCCGGGGGACTGGACATTGACTCTTCTGACAAGATTTCCAGATTCATCAGGATGTGCGACTGTTATAACGTTCCTCTGATCACGTTTGAAGATGTTACAGGATTTTTCCCAGGGGTAAAACAGGAGCATGGCGGTATAATCCGTCACGGTGCAAAAATTCTTTACGCTTACTCGGAGGCAACTGTACCAAAGATTACGGTCATAACGAGAAAAGCGTACGGAGGTGCTTATGTTGCCTTGAACAGTAAAGCCATCGGTGCAGATCTGGTATTTGCCTGGCCGAATGCTGAAATTGCTGTTATGGGGCCTCACGGTGCGGCAAATATTATCTTTGCAAAAGAGATTAACGAAAGTGAACAACCGGAGGAAACAAGACAAAATAAGATTGAGGAGTACAGGGAGAAATTTGCCAACCCATACGTTGCAGCAGCTAATGGAATGGTGGACGATGTCATCGATCCCCGTGAAACAAGGCAGAAACTTATTCAGAGTCTCGAAATGCTTGAAAGAAAATCAGAGGACCGTCCTAAAAAGAAGCACGGGAATATCCCGTTGTAG
- a CDS encoding M20/M25/M40 family metallo-hydrolase, whose protein sequence is MINKQRLVDEFKELVQIDSETKYETAIAKVLKEKFEALDVHVKEDDTISVTGHGAGNLICTLEGKSDTDPIYFTSHMDTVVPGKGVTPVEEDGYIKSDGTTILGADDKAGLAAMFEAIRVLEENNIEHGTIQFIITVGEESGLVGAKALDPTDIIAKYGFALDSDGEVGNIIIAAPTQAKVKATVYGKTAHAGVAPEKGVSAITIASKAIARMPLGRIDEETTANIGRFEGGSQTNIVCDRVDILAEARSLVGHKMEEQAAKMKAAFEEAANEMGGKAEVDIDVMYAGFKHEDGDAIVETAKRAAKAVGREPKLLQSGGGSDANIIAGHGVPTINLGVGYEEIHTTNERMPIEELVKTAELVVALIEEAAR, encoded by the coding sequence ATGATTAACAAACAGCGTTTAGTTGATGAGTTTAAAGAGCTGGTTCAAATTGATTCCGAAACAAAATATGAAACAGCAATTGCAAAAGTACTTAAGGAAAAATTCGAGGCTCTCGATGTACACGTGAAAGAAGATGATACTATTTCTGTCACAGGACATGGAGCTGGAAACCTCATCTGCACACTTGAAGGAAAAAGTGATACAGATCCGATTTACTTTACCTCACATATGGATACGGTTGTACCGGGGAAAGGTGTGACTCCCGTTGAGGAAGATGGCTACATAAAATCTGACGGAACTACTATTCTTGGTGCTGATGACAAAGCGGGACTGGCTGCGATGTTTGAAGCAATCCGCGTTCTTGAGGAAAATAACATTGAGCATGGGACAATCCAATTTATTATTACCGTAGGAGAAGAATCCGGTCTTGTAGGGGCAAAAGCTCTTGATCCAACGGATATCATTGCAAAATATGGGTTTGCACTCGACAGTGACGGAGAAGTCGGAAACATTATTATTGCAGCGCCCACACAGGCAAAAGTTAAAGCGACCGTTTACGGAAAAACAGCTCACGCCGGTGTAGCTCCTGAAAAGGGGGTTTCAGCCATCACAATTGCATCCAAAGCGATTGCCCGTATGCCTCTTGGACGTATTGACGAAGAAACGACAGCAAACATTGGGCGTTTTGAAGGTGGAAGCCAGACAAATATTGTCTGTGATCGTGTTGATATCCTTGCAGAAGCACGTTCTCTTGTGGGTCATAAAATGGAAGAACAAGCAGCCAAAATGAAAGCGGCTTTTGAAGAAGCTGCAAATGAAATGGGCGGCAAGGCAGAAGTAGACATCGATGTGATGTATGCAGGTTTTAAACACGAAGACGGCGACGCCATTGTTGAAACGGCGAAGCGTGCTGCAAAAGCTGTGGGGAGAGAACCTAAATTGCTTCAAAGCGGCGGCGGCAGTGATGCCAACATTATTGCAGGTCACGGCGTTCCAACCATTAACCTTGGCGTAGGGTATGAGGAAATTCATACTACCAATGAACGTATGCCGATTGAGGAATTAGTTAAAACGGCCGAACTTGTTGTTGCTCTTATTGAAGAAGCAGCCAGATAA
- a CDS encoding MarR family transcriptional regulator yields the protein MTVSRNNHLLMNYIRGMAKTLEEEWQTSARDLGLTLAEQHIMWIVYLEEKASISRIAKVGLWDRSTVMQVIKRLVGKGYVKVLKDDRDLRVSYVILTEEGKVKRQQTQKESFELFDFIEEYQKKNPGFMEQLVSFHREANRHFHGDEFVDWVETTTKEYDIKTSASGKA from the coding sequence ATGACAGTGAGTCGGAATAATCATCTTTTAATGAATTATATCAGAGGCATGGCAAAAACACTGGAAGAAGAATGGCAGACCAGTGCGCGGGATCTAGGTCTCACATTAGCTGAACAACATATTATGTGGATCGTATACTTAGAAGAAAAAGCATCAATTTCAAGAATAGCCAAGGTAGGACTGTGGGACCGTTCCACAGTAATGCAGGTTATTAAACGGCTGGTGGGTAAAGGGTACGTTAAGGTGTTAAAAGACGACAGAGATTTACGGGTCTCATATGTCATTCTGACTGAGGAAGGCAAAGTCAAACGTCAGCAGACACAAAAAGAATCCTTTGAGCTGTTTGATTTCATAGAGGAATACCAAAAGAAAAACCCTGGATTTATGGAGCAGCTGGTATCATTCCACCGGGAAGCGAACCGCCATTTTCATGGTGATGAATTTGTAGACTGGGTAGAAACAACAACGAAGGAGTATGACATTAAAACATCAGCCTCCGGAAAAGCCTGA
- a CDS encoding DNA polymerase IV: protein MNHNRRKGRIIFHVDMNSFYASVEAAYDPGLKGKPLAIAGNAKERKGIVVTASYEARAQGVKPPMPLWEAKKQCPELVVRKPDFEKYRKASQEMFRILYEYTPLVEPVSIDEGYMDVTEAATNNALSLAKLIQERLVKELNLPSSIGIAPNKFLAKMASDMKKPMGITVLRKREIKNILWPMKTQDMHGIGEKTAEKLEKYGIFTIGDLAQSDPDQLKERLGIGGLRLYEKANGIDLRPVDPDAVNEFKSIGNSTTMPEDITDSAKVRKVLMNLADSVARRMRKKEVYAWNVQITIRYHDRKTITRSRKLQYPVRSHQELFDASWLLFEKYWTREPVRLLGITAMDLVEKDYAYKQLDLFSYKKDIKDHQLSSAVDSIRDKFGESILLKGAQLSKDRSDQLRDQKRRGTSLEKDFLRDNLFDND from the coding sequence ATGAACCACAACCGGAGGAAAGGCCGCATTATCTTTCATGTGGATATGAACAGCTTCTATGCCTCTGTTGAAGCGGCATATGACCCTGGGCTCAAAGGGAAACCCCTTGCAATTGCCGGAAATGCAAAAGAAAGAAAAGGAATTGTCGTTACGGCAAGCTATGAGGCAAGGGCACAAGGAGTAAAACCTCCAATGCCTTTATGGGAAGCAAAAAAACAGTGTCCTGAACTTGTTGTCCGTAAGCCGGATTTTGAAAAATACAGGAAAGCTTCTCAGGAAATGTTTCGGATATTGTATGAATACACTCCTCTGGTTGAACCGGTTTCCATAGACGAGGGGTACATGGATGTTACCGAAGCAGCGACAAATAACGCACTCTCCCTTGCAAAGTTGATTCAGGAAAGACTGGTGAAAGAATTAAATCTCCCTTCGAGTATCGGGATCGCACCGAATAAATTCCTTGCAAAAATGGCCAGTGATATGAAAAAGCCGATGGGAATAACCGTTTTAAGAAAACGTGAAATTAAAAATATCCTCTGGCCTATGAAAACCCAAGATATGCACGGTATCGGGGAAAAGACGGCAGAGAAATTAGAGAAGTACGGTATTTTTACAATTGGCGACCTTGCACAATCAGATCCTGATCAGTTGAAAGAAAGGCTCGGTATTGGCGGGCTCAGGTTATATGAAAAAGCAAACGGTATTGATCTTCGGCCCGTTGACCCTGATGCTGTAAATGAATTTAAAAGTATTGGCAATTCAACGACAATGCCAGAAGATATCACGGACTCTGCAAAGGTGAGGAAAGTTCTGATGAATCTTGCAGATTCAGTAGCCAGACGGATGAGAAAAAAAGAAGTGTACGCCTGGAATGTTCAGATAACCATTCGTTATCATGATCGAAAAACGATTACACGAAGCAGGAAACTGCAATATCCTGTCCGGTCACACCAGGAGCTGTTTGATGCATCATGGCTTCTTTTCGAGAAATACTGGACCCGTGAACCTGTAAGATTACTCGGTATCACAGCTATGGATCTTGTAGAGAAAGATTATGCCTACAAACAGCTTGATTTGTTCTCGTACAAAAAAGATATTAAAGATCATCAGCTTTCAAGTGCTGTTGATTCGATTCGGGATAAGTTTGGAGAAAGCATTCTTTTAAAAGGTGCCCAGCTGTCTAAAGACAGAAGTGACCAATTAAGGGATCAGAAAAGGAGAGGAACAAGCCTTGAAAAAGACTTTTTAAGAGATAATTTGTTTGATAATGACTAG
- a CDS encoding EscU/YscU/HrcU family type III secretion system export apparatus switch protein translates to MIVSQHFNQIKRKRTNGPSAAVVQYDESAGDAPLVVAQGKGEVAGQIIALAKEHGIPLEEDASLLANLLDLDLGDQVPPQLYSVMAEILLLIEEIDHSY, encoded by the coding sequence ATGATCGTCAGCCAGCACTTTAATCAAATTAAACGAAAGAGGACGAATGGACCTTCAGCCGCCGTGGTGCAGTACGATGAATCGGCCGGAGACGCTCCTCTGGTAGTTGCTCAGGGGAAGGGTGAAGTAGCCGGTCAGATTATTGCACTCGCAAAGGAACATGGTATTCCTCTGGAGGAGGATGCCAGCCTCCTGGCGAATCTTCTGGATCTGGACCTGGGGGATCAGGTCCCTCCACAACTATATTCTGTCATGGCTGAAATCCTTCTGCTGATCGAAGAAATCGATCACAGCTATTAA
- the fliS gene encoding flagellar export chaperone FliS, which translates to MISNEALYKKTSQEITALLYEALINNLEEGKGNIECADYLKANLHLQKSADILQRLGAGLNYEAGIVADQLESLYQYISTLVLEANLKKDTVKIDHALSIIEAVTDAWSQAIENNKDTRSATMKKQSLAYEQSINFREKIKYENQ; encoded by the coding sequence ATGATTAGTAATGAAGCCTTATATAAAAAAACGTCCCAGGAAATAACAGCTCTGTTGTACGAGGCGCTGATAAATAACCTAGAAGAAGGAAAAGGAAATATCGAATGTGCTGACTACTTGAAAGCCAACCTTCATCTGCAAAAATCAGCTGACATCCTGCAAAGGCTCGGGGCCGGACTGAACTATGAAGCCGGCATTGTTGCAGATCAGCTTGAGTCCTTATACCAGTACATATCCACTCTCGTCCTTGAAGCGAATCTGAAGAAAGACACCGTGAAAATTGATCATGCACTGTCTATCATAGAAGCAGTTACTGACGCATGGAGTCAGGCGATCGAAAATAATAAGGACACCAGGTCTGCAACAATGAAAAAACAGTCACTTGCCTATGAGCAATCTATCAATTTCAGGGAGAAGATAAAATATGAAAATCAATAA
- a CDS encoding flagellin, producing MKINNNIQALNAYRNLFENQTKTSKNLEKLSSGLRINRAADDAAGLAISEKMRSQIRGLKQAERNALDGISLIQTAEGALTEVHSMLQRMRELAVQGANDTNTPEDREQIQKEITQLVEEIDSISEKTEFNTQTLLDGTTENFVFQIGPNADQTVTINIDEMNTEKLGINQIDVEEGAEEAITLLDAAINKISDLRSELGAVQNRLEHTINNLQVTHENLTSSESRIRDADMALEMTEFTRNNILNQSATAMLAQANQLPQGVLQLLQ from the coding sequence ATGAAAATCAATAACAACATTCAGGCATTGAATGCCTATCGTAACTTGTTTGAAAACCAGACCAAGACATCGAAGAACCTTGAGAAACTTTCATCAGGTCTTCGTATCAACCGGGCTGCAGATGATGCAGCAGGACTTGCCATCTCTGAAAAAATGCGATCCCAGATCCGAGGATTAAAACAAGCAGAACGTAATGCTCTTGACGGCATTTCATTGATCCAGACTGCTGAAGGTGCACTTACAGAAGTACATTCGATGCTGCAGCGAATGAGAGAACTTGCGGTACAGGGGGCCAACGACACAAATACGCCTGAGGACAGAGAACAGATTCAAAAAGAAATTACGCAATTGGTAGAAGAGATAGACAGTATCTCTGAAAAAACCGAATTTAATACCCAGACACTGCTGGATGGAACGACAGAGAACTTTGTTTTTCAGATTGGACCCAATGCGGACCAGACCGTAACGATAAATATTGATGAAATGAACACAGAAAAATTGGGTATAAATCAAATCGATGTAGAAGAAGGGGCAGAGGAGGCAATTACTCTTCTGGATGCAGCAATCAACAAAATTTCAGATTTGCGTTCTGAACTTGGTGCGGTTCAAAACCGGCTCGAACATACCATTAATAATCTCCAGGTGACACACGAAAATCTCACTTCCTCCGAATCGAGGATTCGTGATGCTGATATGGCTTTGGAAATGACGGAGTTTACCCGGAATAACATATTGAATCAATCAGCAACTGCCATGCTGGCACAGGCAAATCAGCTCCCTCAGGGAGTTCTTCAATTACTGCAATAA
- a CDS encoding YaaR family protein, whose product MDIQRVARTNITGKADIKKTGTEAKVTFQEMMQKGRDNQAYEKLHHLLEKIDDQGKTLAESRTVDELRKYKQLVKAFMDDAVKLGLSLEERKGFNRRGRTKVYKIVREVDRQLLDLTDTVLNEQKKGLSVLSAIGEIKGLLVSIYA is encoded by the coding sequence GTGGATATTCAAAGAGTAGCCAGAACAAACATAACCGGAAAAGCAGATATTAAAAAAACAGGTACCGAAGCGAAGGTCACATTTCAGGAAATGATGCAAAAAGGCCGTGATAATCAGGCGTATGAAAAACTCCATCACCTCCTCGAAAAAATTGATGACCAGGGAAAAACCCTCGCCGAGTCCCGTACAGTTGATGAGCTCAGGAAATACAAACAGCTGGTAAAGGCGTTTATGGACGATGCAGTAAAACTCGGTCTCAGCCTTGAAGAAAGAAAAGGATTCAATAGGAGGGGCCGTACGAAAGTGTATAAAATTGTCCGTGAAGTGGACAGGCAACTTCTCGATTTAACCGACACCGTATTGAATGAGCAGAAAAAAGGTCTGAGTGTATTAAGTGCCATAGGGGAAATTAAAGGACTGCTTGTGAGCATTTATGCATAA